In Acidimicrobiia bacterium, the following proteins share a genomic window:
- a CDS encoding NDP-sugar synthase yields the protein MRAIVLAGGEGTRLRPLTFVTPKPLLPVANQAFLDRQLSWLAAHGVDEVGLALGYLPDAFVAHYPDGRFVAPHGGEVRLRYAPEPTPRGTAGAVRFAADALDVDERFVVCNGDVLTALDLRALVAFHDDRGAEATIHLTRVDDPSAFGVVPTFADGEVKAFVEKPPPGAAPTRWINAGTYVLEPSVLERIPPNLQVSIERETFLRMLETRGRVYAMPSDDYWIDMGTAAQYLQVHADLLAGCLGTGPVPGARQVAPGVWAQGRPPDLTALVAPALAGDGCDLAPAARVAGSVLGAGVRVGPGAAVIRSVVHDHAEIGADARVVDSIVGAGAVVGPGATIGEQSIVGPAATVEAGAVLVAGHLPSADAVSAPS from the coding sequence GTGAGGGCGATCGTGCTCGCCGGGGGCGAAGGCACCCGGCTCCGGCCCCTCACCTTCGTGACGCCGAAGCCCCTGCTCCCGGTGGCCAACCAGGCCTTCCTCGACCGTCAGCTCAGCTGGCTCGCCGCGCACGGCGTCGACGAGGTGGGGCTCGCGCTCGGCTACCTGCCGGACGCGTTCGTCGCCCACTACCCCGACGGGCGGTTCGTCGCCCCGCACGGCGGCGAGGTGCGGCTGCGCTACGCGCCGGAGCCGACGCCCCGGGGCACCGCGGGGGCGGTGCGGTTCGCCGCCGACGCGCTGGACGTCGACGAGCGCTTCGTGGTGTGCAACGGCGACGTGCTGACGGCCCTCGACCTGCGCGCCCTCGTGGCCTTCCACGACGACCGGGGCGCCGAGGCGACGATCCACCTGACCCGGGTCGACGACCCGTCCGCGTTCGGGGTCGTGCCGACGTTCGCCGACGGCGAGGTGAAGGCGTTCGTCGAGAAGCCGCCCCCGGGCGCGGCGCCGACGCGGTGGATCAACGCCGGCACGTACGTGCTTGAGCCGTCGGTCCTCGAGCGGATCCCGCCGAACCTGCAGGTGTCGATCGAGCGCGAGACCTTCCTGCGCATGCTCGAGACCCGCGGGCGGGTGTACGCGATGCCGAGCGACGACTACTGGATCGACATGGGGACGGCGGCGCAGTACCTCCAGGTCCACGCCGACCTGCTCGCCGGCTGCCTCGGGACCGGCCCGGTCCCGGGCGCCCGCCAGGTCGCCCCCGGCGTCTGGGCCCAGGGACGCCCGCCGGACCTGACCGCGCTCGTCGCCCCGGCGCTGGCCGGCGACGGCTGCGACCTCGCCCCCGCGGCCCGGGTGGCGGGCTCGGTGCTCGGCGCCGGCGTGCGCGTCGGCCCCGGCGCCGCCGTGATCCGCAGCGTCGTCCACGACCACGCCGAGATCGGCGCTGACGCCCGCGTCGTCGACTCGATCGTCGGCGCCGGCGCCGTCGTCGGGCCCGGCGCGACGATCGGCGAGCAGTCGATCGTCGGCCCCGCCGCCACCGTGGAGGCCGGCGCGGTGCTCGTCGCCGGCCACCTGCCGTCGGCGGACGCGGTCTCGGCCCCGTCATGA